Part of the Pristiophorus japonicus isolate sPriJap1 chromosome 11, sPriJap1.hap1, whole genome shotgun sequence genome is shown below.
aacttttagaagagataggcaaaatggaaaaagagGAGGGGTAGCCTTGATATAAAGGATGGGATGACGataatagagagaaaggatcttatctctgaaaatcaagaagcagaatcagtttgggtagagctaagaaatagcatggggcagaaaacattggtgggagttgtttatcggcccacaaacagtagttgtaatgtagggcagagtataaatcaggaaattaaaaatgcatgtaataagggtaataaaGTAATGATggtggactttaatctacatatacactgggcaaaccaaatttgcagtaatagtgtagagaacgatttcatggaatgtatacaagatagttttctagatcatgtATGTCAAGGAACCATCTAGGgatcaagctattttagatctagtattgtgcgatgagaaaaggttaattaataaccttgtagtaaagcggcctttagggaagagtgaccataatatgatagaattttatattgtttGAAAGTGAATTAGTGAAATCAGAAACTAAGATCttactaaacaaagcaaactatgtaggtgtgAGGGGAGGTTGGctcaggtagattgggaaattacattcaaaggtatgatggcagataagcaatggatagcatttaaagaattaatacataatttacaataaatatacattcctttaaggcacaaaaacctcacaggaaaagtggtccaaccgtggctaacatgacaggttaaaaatagtattagatcaaaggaagaggcttataatgttgccaaaaagcatagtaagcatgaggattgggaggattttagaattcagcaaaggaggaccaagaaatggataaagaaaggaaaagtagaatgagagtaaactatctagacataaaaacagactgtaaaagcttatagaggtatgtaaaaaggaaaagattagcgaaagtaaatgtgggtctcttacaggctgagacaggagaaattataatggtgaaataaggaaatggcagagaaattaaacaaatactttgtgtctgtcttcaaggaagaagatgcaaaaaatttGCCAGAAATAGTGGTGAAACAAgagaactgaaataaattagtatttgtaaaaaaaaattaatggggttgaaagccgataaataccctggacctgttggcctacatcctagagttttgaaagtGGTGGCTatcaagatagtggatgcattggttgtcatcttccaaacttccatagattctagaacagttaaatgtgggtcccttaaagGCCGAGACAGGAGAaactataatggggaataagaaattGCGGAGACATTACACAAATTCTttgtgtcttcacggtagaagacactaaaatcattctggaaataatggggaaccaagggtctatagAGATTGAGGAACTTacagaaatcagtataagtaaagacatagtaCTGGAGAAGTTAATGGACTAAGTGGCGACAAATACGgacggcctacatcctaaggtcttaaaagaggtagctgcagagatagtggatgcactggtattaatcttccagacttcactagattctagaacagtcccctaGGATTGAAAGGTAGCAAACAAAAACCCTTCCCAgcccatttaagaaaggaggaagagaaaaaacggggaattataggccagttagcctgatatcagtagtcggCAAAATGCTATAATCTATTATTGGGGACATGGTAACAGGATACATAGAAAATCGTAATACACGTTGGGCGTTCGAAATCCAGAGTTCTGAAATTCGGGATGTTCCACAATTCAGACACCAGGCCGATCTGTGGCAGGGCCATCCGGAAAATGTTCAAAAATCTGGACCCACCGCTGGCCCCTGCTCCGCtgtcacccccccttccccctgcTATGCTGCTGGACTCTCCTGCCAGACCTCCTCCGCTGGGCGGCCAGACTCCTCTCCCCCGCTGGGTGGACAGGCACCCCTCCCCCGCTGGGCCGTAcacacctcccccactgggccagaCACCCCTCCCCCGCTGGGCGGCCGGACTTCCCTCGGCCGCCGGGTGCACCTTGCCCaccccccccttacctcggcccaagcgtttccggattcgggatgtcagaaagacgtttTGAAATCCGGAGATACccaaaatccagaacggcctcagtcccgggatttccggatttcggatgctctacttgtatgattaggcagagtcaacattgttttatgaaaggaaattcaTGTATGACAATTCTTGTTAGTCTTTTGAAAATGTAACTAGAAttatggataagggggaaaccaatggatgtgataTGTTTGGATTTTCAAAACTATTcgaaaggtgccatacaagaggttattacacaaaattaggactcatgggagtgGGGGTATTGAGCTTGCTCCGtcatgcaacaagatcatggctgattttctatctcaactccaccttcctgcactatccccatatcccttaattccctttcttCTCaaagatctgtcttgaatatattcaacgactcagcaaccacagctctctggggtagagaattgcaaagattcacaaccctttgaattaagaaatttctcatctcagtcctaaatggaccttTTATTttggcatggattaaggattggctaatggatagaaaacagagagtaggaataaacgggattggggttggcaggctgtaaccagcGGTGTACTGaaaggatcagtacttgggcctcagctatttacaatcttacAACtattgacttcgatgaagggactgagtgtaatgtctctaagtttcctgatgatacaaagttaggtcggAAAGTAAGCtgagaggaggacgcaaagagattgcagagagatatagacaggttgactgggcaagaacatggcaaatggaatacaatgtggggaaatgtgaagttacccactttggtagctaaaacaaaaaagcagaatattatttgaatggcgagagatgtttgcattcagaggggccTGGATATCCTTGCACattaatcacagaaagttaacgtaggtacagcaagcaattaggaaagcaaatggtatgttcgctttTGTTACAAagtgattagagtataagagtaaagaagtcttactacaattatacagggtattggtgaggccacaccttgagtactgtgcacagttctggtctccttatcaaaggaaagacatacttgtcttagagggagtgcaacgaaagttcaccggactgattcctgggatgaggagattgccgtacgaggagagattgagtagactaggcctatattccctagagtttagaagaatgagaggtgatctaattgaaacatataaaattcttaggggCTTAACGGTTAATGCTGAGAAGgtgttcccctggctggggaatgtaAAACACGGGGTCACTGTCTCACAATAAAAGgtcagccacttaggactgagatgaggagaaatttcttaattcAAAAGAttatgaatctttgcaattctctaccccagagagttgagtcgttgagtatattcaagacggaggtcGATATATtctttgggaacaaagggaattaagggatatggggatagtgtgagagatcgtggcggaggtgcggcgagagatcgtggcagaggtgcgacagatgagggtacggggcccagaagaggcgagggcccaggggcagcacgggccagcccacactgcgatatgtgtgcacgctgggtctgtgcagcagcgctggtctccagccgtcttggttaattcttgccactggaccaagacctagctctgtcaagcccatgtggtggctggtgtgcaacagtcaccacacgttaaaaaaatccacacacaggcatcttccaccccctcaattggagttcaggactggaacatcgggtccttcatcgaaacacctgtgaactcgtggaagcaagtcatcctcattcgagggaccgcctatgatgatgaaggtggagttgaggtagatcagccatgatcttgttgaatgacggagcaggctcaaaaggGACAAATCGCCCacaccagctcctatttcttatggcccGACAGAGTGGCAGAAAAGAAAGGTTGATAGATACCAGGGGTGAGACCATCCTGCTGCACATGATCCAATAGGGGATCCCCATACTGAGCATCAACCCGCCACAACCTCTCCCAAGTCCCGAGCACTGGTACACCCCTCCTACATTGCCAGCATCTGCTTTCTGACAGAAAATTGGAATGGTGGTGAAGTTGCTAAAGGCAATGATGGGTGGCAAGTAGAAAGATgtgatgctgttccttgagcttccattGAAATTCATTGCACACTGTAGGAGGCCAAAGATAGAGAGGTCAGAGTTGGAATGGGATGGTGAATTAAAGTAACAACTGACAGCTGGAAGTCAAACTTGCGGAGAGAAtgaaggtgttcagcaaagtgttTGGTCTGTATTTGGTCTCTAATGCAGAGGGGACCGCATTGTGAGCAACTAATACAGTGTACTaggttgaaagaagtacaagtaaatcgctgtctcTACTGGAAGGAGTGTTTAGGGCCCTTGATGGTGGAGTGGGAGGAGGCAAAATGACAGCTGTTTCATCTCCGTGTTCATGTGGGAAGGTGCCAGGGGAAGGAGAGCGGAGTCACACAAACAACCTTGGGAATACTGCAAGTGGAGGGGAGGAGACTGTGTTTGGCTATAGGATCGTGTAAGAGGTAAACAGAAATGGTGGATGATGATCTGTTGAAtgcggaggctggtggggtggaaaatGGACCCTATCCTGGTTCGCGGAGGGAGTAGAAGGAATGAAAGTGGAATTGCGAGAAATGGGATGAACTCAGTCGACGAACCTCTCTACCATGGTAAAGGGGAATCCACGACTGAGGAAAAGGGAGGGCATTTTGGAAGCTCAGGTGTGGAAGTATAGTTAGAGCAGATGTAATGAAGACACAGAAACTAGGAGAAGAGCATGGAATCCTTACAGGAAGCTGGATGGGTAGATGTCCAATCCGGCTAGTTATGGGAGTCAAGGTGCTTGTAATAGATGTCAGTGCACGGTATCATAGAAATAGAGAAGTctaggaagggaagagtcagaggtgGACAAAGTAAAGGTGAGAGAGGGGTGTAAATACAAACAAAATTATTGAAATTCCCCAGATTAGCACAAGAACAGGAAGCAGCACCGACATAGTCATTTATATAACGGAAGAAGAGATGAGGGTGGGGACCTGACAAGGAATGGAACAAAGAATGCTCAACATACCCTACAGAAAGGCAGACTAGCTAGGGGCCATACCAGTTCTCATAGCAATGCCTGTTatctggaggaagtgagtggagttagagTTAAAGGAAAAGTAGCTCAGCCATGTGTAGGAGGGTGGTGTGGATGGAGACTTGTTGGGCCACCAGTCAAGGAAGTGAAGGGCCCacaggcaatgttccctttaattttgttttgggtgcatggcccctttaaggggctgcgcagcccattcgaaATACCGGACATGCgtggtttttcctatttaaaaatgGGTGAGCTGGCTTAAAAGGAATATTATCCGCAGGACGTCCTGGTGACGTGTAGCGGGACAAAGTGAATAATACAGATTTAGCACTAACCTCAGGGAAATGTCTCTTTCACCAGCGATGTCACTGTTTACACTGAACATGAACATGAAGTTCCCCCAGTGGCCCAGTAGGTAAGCCAAATGTAGCAGAAGACTGCAGGTTTGATTTACCCTTTAAATGTTCCTGGCATGCGATGATAGTGTAGAtattagagaaactgggattgttctccttagaacagagaaggttaaggggacatttaagaacataagaaataggagcaggagtaagctatacagcccctcgagcctgctctgccatttaatacgatcatggctgattcgatcatggacttgggtccagttCCCCGCCtggtccccataactccttattcccttatcgtttaacagaggtgttcaaaattatgaagggttttaatagagtaaataaggagaaattatttccactgacaggtgggttggtaaccaggggagacagatttaagatcattgtcaatcgaaccagaggggagatgagaacttTTTACACGCAAGTTGTTATGAGCTGAAATGCACTGGCTGAAAtagtggtggaagaagattcaatcgtaactttcaaaagggaattggatgtatatTAAAAAAGGAACAAtacagaaagagcaggggagtgggccgaatggccaccttctgtgctgtctgattctatgatttCCTGTCTGTGCCGGTACCTGATCTCAGCCAGAGGAGCAGAGAGCGTCCTAGAAATTCAGTTGTGTGGATGAACGGCCGACTCTGCTTCACTATGGCAGGCACATTTATATCCAGAAGTGCCATGCACACCATATTGGATAAGGCAATTGCACTGGCATCGAGAGCTCAAGTTGGGAACATTTAAAGTGGGAAATAATTTATTCAAATTAGTGTCCTGCGCGTCTTGCAGGACCCGTTCTCGTTTTTCAAATGCCCCAGTGCTTCACTCGTCATATGCTGAATTAGTAAGAAGGCCCATATACTTATCTGAATGTGGAGCAGGAGTCCAAAGAACACGGGCTTCCTCCCTGTCCCCAGATACCGATCCCCCCCTGAACTCACCCCCTCCCAGATACTGATTGCTCATCCTACCCAAAGACAGATTCCCACCACCTGCCGGCTTCCGATCTCCCTCTCCGGCTTCTAtttctccaccacccctccccctcctcacccagcCTTCATTTACCTGAGGGCTGCTCAAGTATGAGCAGCCGCTTGATCTTGACTTCCTCTTTGCCAGCCGGCTCTTAGCACCACACTGCCTCCATTGAAATGAGGCCCGAGGCTTAACATCGGCAGCACCTCTGACCTCACCATTCAGGCACAGGGTTTTTACCCTTCCACCTACAacccttcccaaccacagatggatGCGCCCACATTTCTAGGCCAGCATGTAACATTTGGCCTCAGCATGCCTGTGCCAGAGGGGATAAGTAAGCCAGAGTTCCCATTTATTATCAGGTGTGAGAACAGAGTTGGGTTCAGCTGTGAAACCCTCTACAGTTCACTAGCCCATTGACAGATACGTTCTACGCATATGCATTCAGAATGGTCACTCGACGGAGAGACTGAAGGGATGCTGATGGCTGTGGAAGCAGCCAGCAATGGATCACAAGAGGAGGGTGGTAATTGGAAAAGAAAAGTGTACCTGAATAAAGGAGAGACAATCCCTTTGCAGTTGCTTCTGTGCGTCTTCCTCTATTAATTGAATCTGTTTCATCTTTTTTGCCAGTGATTCTGAACGGCTCCTAATCTGTGAGAGCACTCGAAGCTCCTCCTCATTGATCAGTTTCAATGTAAACTTTTCATCTTCTTCCAACTGTTTCCTCCATTCAGAGAACTTCTTTGACAGGTTTCCTTTCAGCTCATTGGTGCGTGTCTAAAAATTCAGCCCACACTCATTACAAGCTGCTCTTACACAGAACTGTTACCCTGTGAACACAGGCACTGTATGGGTGTAGGGGATTTATTTTTGATTAGTAATTACTTGCCCTGGTGGTGGACCTTCTTGaaatgttgcagtccgtgtggtgaaggcacttccACGGTGCTGTTAGGTCGGGAGTTTCAGGtttttgacccggcgacgatgaaggaatggcaatatatttccaaatcaggatggtgtgtgatttggaggggaacatggaggtgatgatgttcccatgcgcctgctgcccttgaccttctaagtggtggaggtcgcggatttgggaggtactgatgaagaagccttggcgagttgctgcagtgcatcttgtaaatggtacacactgcagccacggtgcgccggtggtggagggaatgaatattgaaggtggtggatggggtgccaatcaaacgggctgctttgtcctggaccaagcgtcttgagtgctgttggagctgtactcatccaggcaagtggagagtattccatcacactcctgacttgtgcattgtagatggtggaaaggctttggggagtcaggaggtgagacactcgccgcagaatacccagcctctgacctgctcttgttgccacgcaaTTTCTGTGGCTGGTAATTTGTTTTGTACATGCTGAGATTCAcagttggctagaacagactggaatTTTCCTCTGCATTAATGCTGAATCCCAGAACAGGGATGTTAAAGTACAAAATGACAGTGATGTAACAGAAACAGGAAGAGTCCGTATAAATCCACACTGACACCCACATATTTCTGTATCAGGTGAAGATATAAACCCCAAGATCAAAAATAGCACAGTTTATAATGTGATAGAAAACGCTGGAGTTTATCACAGccttgtaacacactcccagcagcCTGTTGTTCCCTGTATAaataggcggggtggggggggcagcctGAAATTCTGGGCATCCTGCTCCTCCAAGTGCAAGTGAGATGGAACCCAACCACCTGCCTGTCGAAGTGCAAAGGTGCAGACTAATGTTCGCATTAAGCTGCACGGCTGCACAGGGCTCTGCCGGTCCCGTGCAGCTGGTGAGCCATTTTTTCGATTGGAAAAAGCCCTGTATGCACAGAATGTTGAATGGGTCGTGTGGCCCTCCCCAGaaaattaacgggaacattggtgaAGACACCCAACCCAAATCCAGGGGACGGTGTTACTCAGGGGGTCGTGGCATGCTGCCTGTAGGAGGGCACGAGAGGTGCCCACCCCGATGCTCCAGCACCGGGTCAGAGCAGCGCCACCCAGCTCCAGAAATGGAGATGCAGCTTACATTCTGGACGGGAATGGCCCAACCAGAATGTAAGCTGTCAGTTCTTTTCCTCAGGATATTTTCCATAGTTAAATGAGTCCCTTTGGCTTTAAGACTTTTCAAGCCTTTCCTGGGGTTTTAGTGGGGCCTCTTGTTTTCTCGCAGCTGACATCATTTCTCTTGAGACCTGAGAAGGACATACTGGGTGGAATTCCTGCGAGcgccaccgtacatatccccaggagGTGGGAGGGTGAATGGCCCAAACCCCCACCCTGAACCTGAAATTAGCCAGCCAGAGTAAACAGGGCAGAATCTAGGTGGATTATGCCCCAGTGTGTCTGGCCCAATGGCGGAAAACATTTCTATCCCTTCATAGGCCCAGGGCCTAAGTTACATATTCCTTAGCAACCGCATCACCTTTtacatcagcttttggtcgagtccGTTTCAGAGAACACAGGTGACCAGTGATGGAATAAGATTGTTTGAGTGGAGAGGAGCAGCTCAACCCACATCACATTCATGGGGAACTCGCTGTTACCAGTGACATGTTCCAACAGGACCAGCCTGCTTTACAGAGACTGTTTCTGAGGTGCGTATGTACTTAGCTCTGAGGGAAATCCTTTCTAAATCTAGTTACACAGTTTTCTTTACCTTtagttcagtttctgatttcttcaAGTCTTGTTGTTCGATTGAATAATTCTTCTGAACTCTCTGAATGTTCTCAACTCCATTCTTCACTTTCTCCTATAAAAGGCAATTCAAACAGCGTGTGGGTAGTTAAAGTGTAAAAATTCTGAATCCTGACCTGATCCTGCCTCCAAATCACCCACTATCGGTTTTAACGGAGGTAGGCAGtcaatccgctcccaggaggcaggtcagCATTTaaatatggtggaggagcggcgagagatcatggcggaggtgtggcaaatgagggtacggggcccagaaaagccgagggcccaggggcagcacgggccagcccacactgcgatatgtgtgcgcactaggtccgtgcagcagagctggtctccaatcgtcttcgttaatccttgccacaggaccaagacctagctctgtcaagcctgtgtggtggctggtgtgcaacggtcaccacacgttaaaaaaatccacacacagacatcttccacccttcaactgttcaggactggaacatcggatccttcattgaaacatctgtgaactcatgtggaagcaagtcatcctcattcgagggactgcctatgatgatgatgattataatgaGACCGGAAGCttctgctttaacctccattttgaattgaaCTTTaggctggtcgggttttgcagccTCGTGAAATCCGCCAGCTAATGGAAGGTGATGACTTCTGGATCCAGGAGGACTTGCCACCTGAATCCAGGGTCCCTACGTAGCCCACCCCCCATTATTGGAGAACCCCCTCGAGACCACcaatcacccaccccaccccaggccTTTTTCCCCTACCCTCaaggcctctctctccctctgggccTCCAatcacacccctcaccccccccccccaggccttttACCAGGCCTATCTCCCCCTCCAGGCCTCCAAACTGCCcgctcccccaggcctctctttcCCCTCAGGCCTCATGCACCATGCTGCTCCAGGCTCCCAATCTTCCGACCCCCTACACCACTGCAGCTATCCCTCGGCCAGCATGCTCCTTTCTCTGCGGCCCAGTACCACAGGCCTAGCCGCCGGAGCGAGCCAGCCTCTTGTTGGTGTGTGGGAAACAGGCTTCCCATGTTGTTAAATTTGCCAGGGCCTGAGGGAGCCCCCCACTGCGCACactttccccattaaaattcagcacaaagggcccaagtttccacacgaaaaaaaacgggcgcccctccaagctgggcgcccgtttatcgcgcctaaaacggcgcctaaaaaaaaaagggCTATTctcgagagccctgcagctccttgtctgcctggcgcggcgtgcaggggggcggagcctacacttgcaccgattttgtaagtgggagggggcgggtactatttaaattagtttttttcctgccggcaacgctgcgcgtgcgcgttggagcgttcgcacatgctcagtgtgaaggaaacattggcactcggccatttttgtagttctttgtagctgtttaatttttgaacattttttaataaaagcacattgccatcagcactgaggcttcttgcaaccttctcactgtttccttccccccccctcccgctcagcggcaacgaacggctgtctcctcctcctccccccccccccactcagcggcaacgaacggctgcagaattctccctggctgaagcactttcacacaggtaggaagatggtttatttaatcttttctttgctcataaatgtttattcaggttggatttatttgtataatatttgtagaagtataaataaggatttattgtagaatttaatgagttcccttcccccctcccccccccccccacctcgttctggacgcctaatttgtaacctgcacctgattttttaatgtgtagaacaggttttttcagttccacaaaaatcttcacttgctccattctaacttagtttggagtacgttttcactgtggaaactttgaaatcaggcgtcagtggccggacacgcccccttttgaagaaaaaattctgttccaaagtagaactgttctacctgactagaactgcagaaaaaaaatgtggagaattgcgatttctaagatagtctgttctccaccagttgctcctaaaaatcaggcgcaaatcatgtggaaacttgggcccaaagtgtttaATTATGATTGTCCCCCTTTTATAATGTCATTACTCTTCTCAATCCTGATAGTAAACTGAAATATAGACTGTGGCCCTTTACCTCAGCTTCTCAAAAAAAAACTCACCTTGAGTTTAGCTTCTGCCTGATCCAGACTCAGCAGAGTGTGAGATTTGTGCTTCCCTATTACTGTACAGGATATACACACACACGCTTCATCCTTTTCACAGTAGAACTCAAGAACTTTCTTATGATCCAGGCACTGCCTCGTTGTAAGGTCAGCTATAGGCTCGATCAGGGAGTGGTCTTTGTAAGTCTCCTTTGTCAAATGTGGTTTTAAATGAAGGGAACAAAAAGAGGTTTCACATTTGAGACATGTCTTCGCAGCTGGGGAAGGAGTCTCGATGCAGTACTCACACATCACAAGGGTACGTTCAGCAGCAGTCTGGGACTGGTTGAATTTCTCCACTATGCTCTGCAGAGTGAAGTTTTTCTCCAGTTTGGGCCTGGGGTTGAATTTCCTGCGACACTGAGGACAGTTGATTCCATCCGGGCCTGCTGCATGCGCCCAAACATCACTGATACATTTCAGGCAGAAGCTGTGCTGGCAGGGCAATATGACGGGGTCCCAGTACACCTGGAGACACACAGCACAAGTCAACTCCTCTGCAAAAGCTCCGGCTTCCATTCTGGTGACCCTTGAAAGAGAGCCGTCACACAACAGAACAGGATGTCAAAGAACAAAATGGGAGGGAGAGAAAATATTTGCTTTCAGTTTCAGGATTTGGCTGACGTTTAACCCTTTCAATTCTGCACTGGTTGAGCAGTAAAAATACAAGAGGATCGATTTTAACGCCGTCCATGCCACGTAAGTGGGCCGGTACAGACCCGAGAATAGCTTTAGAAGACCtgcagggctagaaattcgtttctCAGTGAAAACGGTACTTTTTCGGCAAAATTACCGTTATCGCTTCGCAATCGCTATCAGGCCgtaaattcaagctttaattttcgcagtggtaaaaatcggccTTGCACAGGGATTCGTGGCACAAACCGTGAATTTCGGCAACTTTTTTCCGAGGCCGTTAATGCTGCGAGTTGGGTCTTGGGAGGGCGGAAAACACcgggaaaaaaattggaaaaaacaaactaAAATAATTCCCAAAATATTTACaggacacttatctatcgaatcgctgcaaaagaattaaaaaataaaaactttaaacttGCCTTTTTGCAAGTCTTCAAACTTACCGCTTCTGGCAAGGCGGCTATGACAGGTTTTTCCCTGTCAGTATTGTGAGCGCAGAATACTAAGAGAGCCAAAtttggcacatttacaaaataaatattgtgcaatttttgaaacttttaaaaacaatacccAGAAACGATGCACTTAACGCATGTTACATGGACCTTAAAAAAACATGCAATTTATTTTGGTGCACAATGTCATCAATCATTTAaacattttgtaaaaaaaaataccCTTACTTTGAGCAATACAATACAAAACAAGCTTTTTTTAATCACAAATAGACAAGCACCATATCTGGCTTCGTGTTTAGAATG
Proteins encoded:
- the LOC139275966 gene encoding E3 ubiquitin/ISG15 ligase TRIM25-like, with the protein product MEAGAFAEELTCAVCLQVYWDPVILPCQHSFCLKCISDVWAHAAGPDGINCPQCRRKFNPRPKLEKNFTLQSIVEKFNQSQTAAERTLVMCEYCIETPSPAAKTCLKCETSFCSLHLKPHLTKETYKDHSLIEPIADLTTRQCLDHKKVLEFYCEKDEACVCISCTVIGKHKSHTLLSLDQAEAKLKEKVKNGVENIQRVQKNYSIEQQDLKKSETELKTRTNELKGNLSKKFSEWRKQLEEDEKFTLKLINEEELRVLSQIRSRSESLAKKMKQIQLIEEDAQKQLQRDCLSFIQDSKQLLSRISQYSGLQDTRNPSGFSMLVKQKMNVPQQYLQFPRMSQNRGLQDPWESYGFSMPVEQKIYVPQQYPHYLRDTETQNITLNLTNISELIKKRMETSKKYLSAILEMLN